One region of Natronorubrum aibiense genomic DNA includes:
- a CDS encoding iron transporter has protein sequence MYDPDLDRRTFVRRVGAATGAIALAGCLEPGADDEVGDGSANDSSESAGDAMPRFPEIDDRPAAVYRPTHRESMRVLEPITAGEYTLAPMLSYPHPFWLVTGGDGEDEIERVDPEQGRGVHLMVTLWDAERGIVLPVDSSATITVFRDGERVGAPRSPWPMLSQEMGFHFGDNVPLADDGTYTVEIEIPPVPTRTTGSLEGRFTDRETATFKFTYDQAFRDQVVGGVEYFDESVWGEPGALKPMGHGGVPYSALPPAEEYPGTRLEATDGSDTDLPRSGDAAILVTLLESGSRLAAGDDRYLLVSPRTPYNRVPLAAMAIRATVERDGEPVDGANGIALEETIDGEYDHHYGASFADIRPGDAVTIEIESPPQVARHRGYETAFLEMPPIDLAVPEGPDR, from the coding sequence ATGTACGACCCCGATCTCGATCGACGAACGTTTGTCCGGCGGGTAGGCGCGGCAACCGGAGCCATCGCGCTGGCGGGCTGTCTGGAACCCGGCGCCGACGACGAAGTCGGCGACGGCAGTGCCAACGACTCAAGCGAATCCGCTGGCGACGCGATGCCGCGATTCCCGGAGATCGACGACCGGCCGGCGGCGGTCTATCGCCCGACCCACCGCGAATCGATGCGGGTGCTCGAGCCGATTACGGCCGGCGAGTACACCCTCGCGCCGATGCTGTCGTACCCGCATCCGTTCTGGCTCGTCACCGGCGGCGACGGCGAGGACGAGATCGAGCGCGTCGACCCCGAACAGGGACGGGGCGTCCACCTGATGGTGACCCTCTGGGATGCAGAAAGGGGGATCGTCCTCCCCGTCGATTCCAGCGCCACGATCACGGTCTTTCGGGACGGCGAGCGGGTCGGCGCGCCACGGTCGCCGTGGCCGATGCTCTCGCAGGAGATGGGCTTTCATTTCGGCGACAACGTCCCGCTCGCGGACGACGGCACCTACACAGTCGAGATCGAGATCCCGCCGGTCCCGACGCGAACGACCGGCAGCCTCGAGGGCCGATTCACCGACCGCGAGACGGCGACGTTCAAGTTCACGTACGATCAGGCGTTTCGCGACCAGGTCGTCGGCGGCGTCGAATATTTCGACGAATCGGTGTGGGGTGAGCCGGGCGCGCTCAAGCCAATGGGCCACGGAGGCGTTCCGTACTCCGCGCTCCCGCCCGCCGAGGAGTACCCCGGAACTCGACTCGAGGCGACCGACGGGTCCGACACTGACCTCCCTCGGAGCGGCGATGCGGCGATTCTCGTGACGCTGCTCGAGTCCGGTTCCCGACTCGCTGCCGGCGACGACCGGTACCTGCTGGTCTCGCCGCGGACGCCGTACAACCGCGTGCCGCTCGCGGCGATGGCTATTCGCGCGACGGTCGAACGCGACGGCGAGCCGGTCGACGGCGCGAACGGAATCGCCCTCGAGGAGACGATCGACGGCGAGTACGACCACCACTACGGCGCGTCGTTCGCGGATATCCGACCGGGTGATGCGGTCACGATAGAGATCGAGTCGCCGCCGCAGGTCGCTCGCCACCGTGGGTACGAGACGGCGTTTCTCGAGATGCCGCCAATCGACCTCGCCGTTCCGGAGGGTCCGGACCGATGA
- a CDS encoding sulfite oxidase-like oxidoreductase: protein MSDKSTDVTDLYEEFGDERLPPGQRETSAFPVLSKGPTPDWDPETWEFTVTGAVETELSFSWDEFRELPSVTQRQDFHCVTGWSRFDCSFTGVPFLELAERAGVIDDADAGEQRSTGNPTASGQAVHVMFSALDGYTTDLPLEDCLREEVLFAWGYDGEQLPTDHGGPLRVVTPHRYAYKGAKWVDGIEFLTDPQRGYWERRGYSRTADPWQEERYS from the coding sequence ATGAGCGACAAGAGCACGGACGTGACGGATCTCTACGAGGAGTTTGGCGACGAGCGCCTTCCGCCGGGACAGCGCGAAACGTCGGCGTTTCCGGTGCTGTCGAAAGGCCCGACACCGGACTGGGATCCCGAGACGTGGGAGTTTACCGTCACCGGCGCCGTCGAGACCGAACTTTCGTTTTCGTGGGACGAGTTCCGTGAACTGCCGAGCGTGACCCAGCGCCAGGATTTTCACTGCGTCACCGGCTGGAGCAGGTTCGACTGTTCGTTTACCGGCGTACCGTTCCTCGAACTCGCCGAGCGCGCGGGCGTCATCGACGACGCCGACGCCGGCGAACAGCGGTCGACGGGCAACCCGACGGCGTCGGGACAAGCCGTCCACGTCATGTTCTCGGCGCTCGACGGCTACACGACGGATCTCCCGCTCGAGGACTGTCTTCGCGAAGAGGTGCTGTTCGCGTGGGGGTACGACGGCGAGCAGTTGCCGACCGACCACGGTGGGCCGCTGCGAGTCGTCACCCCGCACCGATACGCCTACAAGGGGGCAAAGTGGGTCGACGGTATCGAGTTCCTCACGGACCCTCAACGTGGCTATTGGGAACGGCGTGGCTACTCGCGAACGGCAGATCCGTGGCAGGAAGAACGATACAGCTAA
- a CDS encoding cohesin domain-containing protein yields MMGARRGRLSAVLVAVVICACTLGAVAPVVDGADNATTLYFEPSKVDADAGETVTFELVASSHGDYVGDGIDELSLTLAYDSDVFTVTDVEHGPMLAAGDSDAEVDGTAEIDDAASTVTIEQARTPSGNGAKATETAATITLEVAEDAPSTTETVEITDATAMLVSDYPQASVERGATITIDGTDGGDDPVSGFTLPAALFAVGAVLLVAVRRWD; encoded by the coding sequence ATGATGGGTGCGAGGCGGGGCCGGCTCTCGGCCGTCCTCGTCGCGGTGGTGATCTGTGCGTGCACACTCGGCGCGGTTGCCCCCGTGGTCGACGGAGCTGACAACGCGACGACGTTGTACTTCGAACCGAGCAAGGTCGACGCCGATGCCGGCGAAACCGTCACCTTCGAGCTCGTCGCGAGCAGCCACGGCGATTACGTCGGTGACGGCATCGACGAACTCTCGCTGACACTCGCGTACGATTCCGACGTGTTCACCGTGACCGACGTCGAGCACGGGCCGATGCTGGCCGCGGGCGATTCCGACGCCGAGGTCGACGGCACGGCCGAAATCGACGACGCGGCCAGCACGGTCACGATCGAGCAAGCGCGAACGCCGTCGGGCAACGGCGCGAAAGCGACCGAGACGGCCGCGACGATCACGCTCGAGGTCGCCGAGGACGCCCCATCGACGACCGAGACGGTCGAAATCACAGACGCGACGGCGATGCTCGTCAGCGACTACCCGCAGGCGTCGGTCGAGCGGGGGGCGACGATTACGATCGACGGCACTGACGGTGGGGACGATCCCGTCTCCGGGTTTACGCTCCCGGCAGCGCTGTTCGCAGTCGGCGCGGTGCTGCTGGTCGCCGTCCGTCGCTGGGACTGA
- a CDS encoding DUF7405 family protein codes for MTLPDRSALSRRDYLRTLVAIGGATALSACVSESDEIDVPAGTDDPDSLPERQHAWNDTLTRDDDGNVKPPEHHVLVPLSLVGEPTDERRAQLEDALRTLERAYEWSNDGLVFTIGYTPAYFDRFDEPLPESVALPNPEPLAAGEDPAFDEFDAVLHLASDHSQVVLEAEEGLFGDHDELNGIEIETDLSGVFDRLEDQRRTGFVGAGLPAEHTDLSGVPDSIPEDAPFFMGFRSGFADSQATEDRVTIEDGPFAGATTQHIESLDLQLRTWFEQDSQSMRVRKLFSPAHADDDRVGEVGENLSASNGLTDERIDATAADARTRGVVGHAQKAARARDDDGPPLLRRDFNTVDGDAPGVHFLALQRSIDDFVRTREAMTGADLDVMPANNGILSYIFVTRRGNYLLPPRSLRALPRANPQ; via the coding sequence GTGACACTCCCCGATCGGTCCGCACTGTCCCGTCGGGACTACCTCCGAACGCTGGTCGCCATCGGCGGCGCAACTGCACTCAGCGCCTGCGTCTCCGAGAGCGACGAGATCGACGTTCCTGCCGGAACTGACGACCCGGACTCGCTCCCGGAGCGACAGCACGCCTGGAACGACACGCTCACTCGAGACGACGATGGCAACGTCAAACCGCCCGAACATCACGTGCTGGTGCCGTTATCACTGGTCGGCGAGCCGACCGACGAACGGCGAGCACAACTCGAGGACGCGCTGCGAACGCTCGAGCGCGCCTACGAGTGGAGCAACGACGGGCTGGTCTTCACCATCGGCTACACGCCGGCGTACTTCGATCGGTTCGACGAGCCGTTGCCCGAGTCGGTCGCGCTCCCCAACCCCGAACCGCTGGCCGCCGGCGAGGACCCGGCGTTCGACGAGTTCGACGCCGTTCTCCATCTCGCGAGCGATCACTCACAGGTCGTCCTCGAGGCCGAGGAGGGGCTGTTCGGCGACCACGACGAACTCAACGGCATCGAGATCGAAACCGACCTGTCTGGCGTGTTCGATCGCCTCGAGGACCAGCGCCGAACGGGGTTCGTCGGCGCGGGGCTTCCCGCCGAACACACCGACCTTTCGGGCGTCCCCGACTCGATTCCCGAGGACGCGCCCTTTTTCATGGGCTTTCGCTCGGGATTCGCGGACAGTCAGGCGACCGAAGACCGGGTGACGATCGAGGACGGCCCGTTTGCAGGTGCAACGACCCAACACATCGAGTCGCTGGACCTTCAGCTGCGAACGTGGTTCGAACAGGACAGCCAGTCCATGCGTGTCCGGAAGCTGTTCAGCCCGGCACACGCCGACGATGACCGCGTCGGCGAGGTCGGGGAGAACCTATCGGCGTCGAACGGGTTGACTGACGAGCGGATCGACGCGACCGCGGCAGACGCCCGCACTCGCGGCGTCGTCGGTCACGCCCAGAAGGCCGCTCGAGCGAGAGACGACGACGGCCCACCACTGCTGCGCCGGGATTTCAACACCGTCGACGGCGACGCACCCGGCGTCCACTTTCTCGCGCTCCAGCGCAGCATCGACGACTTCGTCCGCACTCGCGAGGCGATGACGGGTGCGGATCTCGACGTCATGCCCGCGAACAACGGCATTCTCAGCTACATCTTCGTCACCCGGCGCGGGAACTACTTGCTCCCGCCGCGGTCGCTGCGGGCGTTGCCGCGGGCGAACCCGCAGTAG
- a CDS encoding isochorismate synthase: protein MDGSSGGRRLTADTESPPADEPTDLVSYSRELEDVSFSAIIDADGDARVLWATPDGLEVVGRGIAARLSARGPDRFEHIRATADRAFDGLDHVGPHVARPRAFGGVSFHDEHEPGPPWTDFDAAAFVVPRVLVVRSEDGTWLTAVGDDSDATQDRLERWHDRLADMPAMQPSGTGPGVESTRRTTSQAAWTEQVEAALERIEQGTITKVVLAQSLSVALEEPIDVPGTLERLRRQYPNCYRFLIGPDDGGTFFGAPPERLVSKRGTHVETEALAGSVPRGETPEADDAHAEEMRDSEKVQREHGLVVEAIHDQLDPLASVDVADQTIRRLATIQHLQTPITATLEDDRHVLELVEALHPTPAVGGVPPAAAWETIRETETFDRGWYAAPIGWFDAAGDGEFAVGLRSGVASDDTVTLFAGSGIVADSDPDDEWDEVQLKFRPILDELR from the coding sequence ATGGATGGATCGTCGGGTGGGCGTCGACTGACGGCTGATACGGAGTCACCGCCAGCCGACGAACCGACCGATCTCGTTAGCTACAGCCGCGAACTCGAGGACGTTTCGTTCAGCGCGATCATCGACGCCGACGGCGACGCTCGAGTTCTGTGGGCCACCCCCGACGGCCTCGAGGTCGTCGGACGGGGTATCGCCGCGCGACTGTCCGCACGCGGACCGGACCGGTTCGAGCATATTCGAGCGACTGCCGATCGAGCGTTCGACGGGCTCGATCACGTGGGACCGCACGTCGCTCGCCCGCGAGCGTTCGGCGGGGTGTCGTTCCACGACGAACACGAGCCCGGCCCGCCGTGGACCGACTTCGATGCGGCCGCGTTCGTCGTTCCACGGGTCCTCGTCGTTCGTAGCGAGGACGGAACCTGGCTGACTGCCGTTGGAGACGACTCCGACGCGACACAGGACCGCCTCGAGCGCTGGCACGACCGGCTGGCCGACATGCCGGCGATGCAGCCAAGCGGCACCGGTCCCGGCGTCGAATCGACACGGCGGACGACCTCGCAGGCCGCCTGGACCGAGCAGGTCGAGGCCGCCCTCGAGCGCATCGAGCAGGGGACGATCACGAAGGTCGTCCTCGCACAGTCACTGTCTGTCGCCCTCGAGGAGCCGATCGACGTCCCCGGCACGCTCGAGCGCCTGCGCCGGCAGTATCCGAACTGCTATCGGTTCCTGATCGGCCCCGACGACGGCGGGACGTTCTTCGGTGCGCCGCCGGAACGTCTCGTCTCGAAACGCGGGACACACGTCGAAACGGAGGCGCTCGCCGGCTCGGTTCCACGCGGCGAGACGCCCGAAGCGGACGACGCTCACGCCGAGGAGATGCGCGACAGCGAGAAGGTCCAGCGCGAACACGGCCTCGTCGTCGAGGCGATTCACGACCAACTCGATCCCCTCGCCTCGGTCGACGTCGCCGACCAGACGATCAGACGGCTCGCGACGATTCAGCACTTACAGACGCCGATCACGGCGACGCTCGAGGACGATCGCCACGTCCTCGAACTCGTCGAAGCGCTGCATCCGACGCCTGCCGTCGGCGGCGTGCCGCCCGCGGCGGCGTGGGAGACGATCCGTGAGACGGAGACCTTCGACCGCGGCTGGTACGCTGCGCCGATCGGCTGGTTCGACGCCGCCGGCGACGGCGAGTTCGCGGTTGGCCTCCGATCCGGGGTCGCAAGCGACGACACGGTGACGCTCTTTGCCGGCAGCGGTATCGTCGCCGACAGCGACCCCGACGACGAGTGGGACGAGGTACAGCTAAAGTTCCGACCGATCCTCGACGAACTGCGGTGA
- a CDS encoding sensor histidine kinase, whose amino-acid sequence MLGYARDVTELKAYERQLETQRDNLEVLNQVVRHDIRNDLQLVLAYAETLEDVVDEAGREYVEQVLASARDAVSITETARDVAEVLLQADAEPTQMRLRYTLEHELDEVRSTYEHAVVTTEGTIPSVDVVGDDMLESVFRNLLTNAIEHNDAAIPEVTVSAGIEGDDVVVRIVDNGSGIPTSARRRSSRRGRRASRATAPGWGCIWFGRSSTDTTARSGSRTELNTGPRTTERLPRANPRAASSPFGSRSRRDR is encoded by the coding sequence GTGCTGGGGTACGCTCGCGACGTGACCGAACTCAAAGCATACGAACGCCAACTCGAGACCCAGCGCGACAATCTCGAAGTGCTCAACCAGGTCGTTCGCCACGACATCCGAAACGACCTCCAGTTGGTGTTGGCCTACGCGGAGACCCTCGAGGACGTCGTCGACGAGGCGGGCCGCGAGTACGTCGAGCAGGTACTCGCGAGCGCACGCGATGCCGTGTCGATCACTGAAACGGCCAGAGACGTCGCTGAGGTACTGTTACAGGCCGATGCCGAGCCGACGCAGATGCGGCTTCGATACACGCTCGAGCACGAACTCGACGAGGTCCGATCGACGTACGAGCACGCGGTCGTGACGACCGAGGGCACGATTCCGAGCGTCGACGTCGTCGGCGACGACATGCTCGAGTCGGTGTTCCGAAACCTGCTGACGAACGCGATCGAGCACAACGATGCGGCGATTCCGGAGGTGACGGTATCCGCGGGCATCGAGGGTGACGACGTCGTCGTTCGGATCGTGGACAACGGATCGGGAATCCCGACGAGCGCAAGGCGACGATCTTCGAGGAGGGGGAGAAGGGCCTCGAGAGCGACGGCACCGGGCTGGGGCTGTATCTGGTTCGGACGCTCGTCGACCGATACGACGGCGAGGTCTGGGTCGAGGACAGAGCTGAACACTGGCCCGCGGACGACCGAGAGGCTGCCGAGGGCGAACCCACGGGCAGCGTCTTCGCCGTTCGGCTCCCGGTCGCGTCGTGATCGGTGA
- a CDS encoding ribbon-helix-helix domain-containing protein: MPKVEITIPEHLEMQIAQMVERGEFVNREEAIEDLLSTGIKAYKTSGPMDQEEGTGGTGLEDDGMMGHDDEYVF; this comes from the coding sequence ATGCCGAAAGTAGAGATCACCATACCGGAGCACCTCGAGATGCAGATCGCCCAGATGGTCGAACGCGGCGAGTTCGTCAACCGGGAAGAAGCGATCGAGGATCTCCTGTCGACGGGCATTAAGGCCTACAAGACCAGCGGACCGATGGATCAAGAAGAGGGAACAGGCGGCACTGGCCTCGAAGACGACGGCATGATGGGCCACGACGACGAGTACGTCTTCTAA
- the menD gene encoding 2-succinyl-5-enolpyruvyl-6-hydroxy-3-cyclohexene-1-carboxylic-acid synthase, translated as MSAPNPATLWGRVLVDELAKGGLEAVCIAPGSRSTPLTVAFAAHPEIDVYSHLDERSAAFFALGRARRTGEPTALVCTSGTAAANFHPAVMEADQARVPLLVLTADRPAELRDSGANQTVDQVKLYGDAVRWYAELPDPEADERKVRSLRTTAARALAETGGPDPGPVHLNCPFRKPLEPLEVPDAVPDAFAETLAGTGREDAFVETETGSMTLEADRLRPLLAALEDAERPLIVAGPADPAAISGLNPEHVVAVADRVGAPILADPLSNLRFGPHVETGSDYRCVYGGYDGYISELPAPDVVVRVGASPTSKPLRHALRDSDARQFLLDPAGAWREATFTATELLATDLGSAFETLAELFENGAAIETDVDEEWRARFDAAERTHWRVRDDALAADALESVDEPFEGAVLATVFEAATDPATIFVSNSMPIRDADRFARPQRADLTVLGNRGASGIDGITSTALGAGSATDDPLVLVTGDLAFYHDSNGLLAVDRCDVDATIVLLDNDGGGIFHKLPIEDFEPPFTAQFKTPHGLEFEPLGDLYGLEFDRVEPHEFGDAYRESLESAGTQVLAVDFESEANHRRRDALQTRVLEDLTVTDQ; from the coding sequence ATGAGTGCACCGAACCCTGCGACGCTGTGGGGCCGCGTTCTCGTCGACGAACTTGCGAAGGGCGGCCTCGAGGCCGTCTGTATCGCCCCCGGCAGTCGCTCGACGCCGCTGACAGTCGCCTTCGCGGCCCACCCCGAGATCGACGTCTACTCGCATCTCGACGAGCGCTCGGCGGCCTTTTTCGCGCTCGGTCGTGCTCGACGCACGGGAGAGCCGACGGCGCTGGTCTGTACGTCGGGCACAGCGGCGGCGAACTTCCACCCCGCCGTGATGGAGGCCGATCAGGCCCGCGTGCCGCTGCTCGTGTTGACGGCCGACCGGCCCGCCGAACTCCGCGACAGCGGCGCGAACCAGACGGTCGATCAGGTCAAACTCTACGGCGACGCGGTCCGCTGGTATGCGGAACTGCCCGACCCCGAAGCCGACGAGCGCAAGGTCCGAAGTCTTCGGACGACCGCCGCACGAGCGCTCGCCGAAACCGGCGGTCCAGATCCCGGTCCCGTCCACCTGAACTGCCCCTTTCGAAAGCCGCTCGAGCCACTCGAGGTCCCGGATGCCGTCCCCGACGCATTCGCGGAGACGCTGGCCGGGACGGGCCGGGAGGACGCGTTCGTCGAGACCGAAACGGGGTCGATGACCCTCGAGGCCGACCGTCTTCGGCCACTTCTCGCCGCCTTAGAGGACGCCGAGCGTCCGCTGATCGTCGCGGGGCCGGCCGATCCCGCGGCGATCTCCGGACTCAACCCTGAACACGTCGTCGCGGTCGCCGATCGCGTCGGGGCACCGATCCTCGCCGACCCGCTTTCGAACCTGCGATTCGGGCCGCACGTCGAAACCGGCTCCGACTACCGCTGCGTCTACGGCGGCTACGACGGCTACATAAGCGAGCTGCCGGCACCGGACGTCGTCGTCCGCGTCGGTGCCTCACCGACCTCGAAACCGCTGCGCCACGCCCTGCGAGACAGCGACGCCCGCCAGTTCCTGCTCGACCCCGCCGGCGCGTGGCGCGAGGCGACGTTCACCGCGACGGAACTGCTCGCAACCGACCTCGGCTCCGCCTTCGAGACGCTGGCCGAGTTGTTCGAGAACGGAGCAGCGATCGAGACGGACGTGGATGAAGAGTGGCGAGCCCGGTTCGACGCCGCCGAACGCACCCACTGGCGCGTTCGTGACGATGCCCTCGCCGCGGACGCCCTCGAGTCCGTCGACGAGCCCTTCGAAGGCGCGGTCCTCGCGACCGTCTTCGAGGCAGCGACCGATCCGGCGACCATCTTCGTCTCCAACAGCATGCCGATCCGAGATGCGGACCGGTTCGCTCGACCACAGCGCGCCGACCTGACGGTGCTCGGCAACCGTGGTGCAAGCGGTATCGACGGCATCACGAGCACGGCGCTGGGTGCCGGCAGCGCGACCGACGATCCGCTGGTGCTCGTCACCGGCGATCTGGCCTTCTATCACGACTCGAACGGGCTGCTCGCTGTCGACCGCTGTGACGTCGACGCGACCATCGTCCTGCTGGACAACGACGGCGGCGGTATCTTCCACAAACTCCCGATCGAGGACTTCGAGCCGCCGTTTACGGCACAGTTCAAAACGCCCCACGGCCTCGAGTTCGAGCCGCTGGGCGACCTTTATGGCCTCGAGTTCGACCGCGTCGAGCCGCACGAATTCGGCGACGCGTATCGCGAGTCGCTCGAGTCCGCGGGCACACAGGTACTCGCCGTCGACTTCGAGTCGGAAGCGAACCACCGACGACGGGACGCGCTCCAGACGCGCGTACTCGAGGACCTCACCGTCACCGACCAATGA
- a CDS encoding 1,4-dihydroxy-2-naphthoate polyprenyltransferase codes for MSTAEIDISRTKAWLLAARPQTLPAAAAPVIVGTGLAIHADVFAPLPAVMAFIGATLIQIGTNFANDYYDAIKGADTEDREGFTRVTQAGIIPPEQVKLATIVTFALAILSGTYLVYIGGLPILVIGLVSVFCGWAYTGGPYPLGYHGLGDLFVFVFFGIVAVMGTFYVQAAATVADPLTTTIPANTVTLEAFVASLPVAGISTAIIVVNNIRDRETDVEAGKRTLAVRLGYKWSRAEYVALLALAYVTPLWFWLAAGFGPTVLLPLVSLPYAAVVAQTILTRTDGEALNPALEGTGKLLAIYSVLFAAGVVL; via the coding sequence ATGAGTACGGCCGAGATCGACATCTCACGGACGAAGGCATGGTTGCTGGCTGCACGGCCCCAGACCCTGCCCGCGGCCGCAGCCCCGGTGATCGTCGGTACGGGACTTGCGATCCACGCGGACGTCTTCGCCCCGCTGCCGGCGGTGATGGCGTTTATCGGTGCGACGCTGATCCAGATCGGGACCAACTTCGCGAACGACTACTACGACGCGATCAAGGGCGCAGACACCGAGGATCGAGAGGGGTTCACTCGAGTCACACAGGCGGGGATCATCCCGCCCGAACAGGTGAAACTGGCGACGATCGTGACGTTCGCGCTGGCGATTCTCTCGGGGACGTACCTCGTCTACATCGGCGGGCTACCGATCCTCGTTATCGGCTTGGTGAGCGTCTTCTGTGGGTGGGCCTACACCGGCGGTCCCTACCCGCTCGGCTATCACGGACTCGGCGATCTGTTCGTTTTCGTCTTCTTCGGCATCGTCGCCGTAATGGGGACGTTCTACGTCCAGGCCGCGGCGACCGTCGCTGACCCGCTGACGACGACGATCCCCGCGAACACGGTCACGCTCGAAGCGTTCGTCGCCAGCCTCCCGGTGGCCGGCATCTCGACGGCGATCATCGTCGTCAACAATATCCGCGACCGGGAAACCGACGTCGAGGCCGGAAAGCGAACCCTCGCGGTCCGACTCGGTTACAAGTGGAGTCGCGCGGAGTACGTCGCCCTCCTCGCGCTCGCCTACGTCACGCCGCTGTGGTTCTGGCTCGCCGCCGGCTTCGGCCCGACGGTCTTGCTCCCGCTCGTGTCGCTGCCCTACGCCGCCGTCGTCGCCCAGACGATCCTGACCCGCACCGACGGCGAGGCGCTGAACCCGGCGCTGGAGGGCACCGGGAAGTTGCTGGCGATCTACTCGGTGCTGTTCGCCGCGGGGGTGGTGCTGTGA
- a CDS encoding 1,4-dihydroxy-2-naphthoyl-CoA synthase → MVSELFDDTLWEPVAELNDEFTDITYHRAVDSGTVRIAFDRPDVRNAFRPGTVDELYDALDHAKRQTDVGCILLTGNGPSSKDGGWAFCSGGDQTVRGEDGYQYEGDEESEAQSVRESQGDSRSPSEVHCTSEDASEDASGQGPRARASEQGRLHILEVQRLIRHIPKVVVCVVPGWAVGGGHSLHVVCDLTLASEEHAKFLQTDPDVASYDAGFGSAYLAKQIGQKKAREVFFLGKTYSADEAAEMGMVNEVVPHEELEETALEWGDRINAKSPTAMRMLKYAFNMTDDGLVGQQVFAGEATRLGYMTDEAKEGRDAFVEGRDPEFDEFPWHY, encoded by the coding sequence ATGGTTTCGGAACTCTTCGACGACACACTGTGGGAACCGGTCGCAGAACTGAACGACGAGTTCACCGATATTACGTACCACCGCGCGGTCGACTCGGGCACGGTTCGGATCGCGTTCGACCGACCCGACGTTCGCAACGCGTTCCGGCCGGGGACGGTCGACGAACTGTACGACGCCTTGGACCACGCTAAACGCCAGACTGACGTGGGCTGTATCCTGCTGACCGGCAACGGCCCCTCCTCAAAAGACGGCGGCTGGGCGTTCTGTTCCGGCGGCGATCAGACGGTCCGCGGCGAGGACGGCTATCAGTACGAAGGGGACGAGGAGAGCGAGGCGCAAAGCGTTCGAGAATCGCAAGGCGATTCTCGCAGCCCATCAGAAGTGCATTGCACTTCTGAGGACGCCTCGGAAGACGCGAGCGGGCAGGGCCCGCGAGCGCGTGCCTCCGAGCAGGGTCGACTGCACATCCTCGAGGTCCAGCGCCTCATTCGCCACATCCCGAAAGTCGTCGTCTGCGTCGTGCCGGGCTGGGCCGTCGGCGGTGGCCACTCGCTGCACGTCGTCTGTGATCTCACGCTCGCGAGCGAAGAGCACGCGAAGTTCCTCCAGACCGACCCCGACGTCGCGAGCTACGACGCCGGCTTCGGTTCGGCCTACCTCGCCAAGCAGATCGGCCAGAAGAAGGCTCGAGAGGTGTTCTTCCTCGGAAAGACGTACTCGGCCGACGAGGCGGCGGAGATGGGGATGGTCAACGAAGTCGTTCCCCACGAGGAGTTAGAAGAGACGGCCCTCGAGTGGGGCGACCGAATCAACGCGAAGAGCCCGACGGCGATGCGGATGCTCAAGTACGCGTTCAATATGACCGACGACGGGCTGGTTGGCCAGCAGGTCTTCGCCGGCGAGGCGACCCGGCTCGGGTACATGACCGACGAGGCCAAGGAGGGACGCGACGCGTTCGTCGAGGGGCGCGACCCCGAGTTCGACGAGTTCCCGTGGCACTACTGA